One window of the Seriola aureovittata isolate HTS-2021-v1 ecotype China chromosome 22, ASM2101889v1, whole genome shotgun sequence genome contains the following:
- the slc26a5 gene encoding prestin isoform X1, whose protein sequence is MEQEEVAAREDADLQLMYRIERPVYNEAAIRSQVLDRKEKSTTLRERLAQQFRCSSKRAKAAALSFLPILTWLPSYPVKQYLFSDVVSGLSTGVVQLPQGLAYAMLAAVPPVYGLYSSFYPVLLYTFFGTSRHISVGTFAVISLMIGGVVVREAPDSMFYVLPANGSNMSAVLDVEARDARRVQVAVVLTTLVGIIQIIFGLLRFGFVAIYLTEPLVRGFTTAAAVHVVVSQLKYLLGVKTQRFSGPLSAIYSVKAVLSDITSTNITTLILGLVCIVFLYGVKDINERFKKKLPIPIPGEIIVVIVSTGVSYGLSLSEDYSVDVVGKIPTGLLPPAAPQFSLLPSLVTDSFAVAIVGFSMGMSLAKIFALKHGYSVDGNQELIALGLCNLVSSFFQTFAITCSMSRSLVQESTGGKTQIAGLLASLVVLLVVVAIGFVFQPLPQTALAAIIMVNLLGMFKQIRDIPTLWRTSKIELAIWLVAFVASVLLGLDYGLLVAVAFAILTVIYRTQSPKSAVLGHVPGTGLYCDVDEYEEAAEYEGIKIFHSNSSIYFANSDLYVNTLKEKTGVNPEHIQAARKAIKKQKEKKANSSNNSPSKICVKYKKEEVTHEVVSYNNVAEEQRNGRSGDRCSMSASEQSIFLNPPSTVHFIILDWTPVNFIDSVGAKAIKQVIKDYAAVDVLVVIAGCSRGLLVELDTLQFFTGVMTTDMVFPTVHDAVLHCQHSHPAAAPANETT, encoded by the exons ATGGAGCAAGAAGAAGTGGCAGCCAGGGAGGATGCAGACTTACAACTGATGTACAGGATTGAGCGTCCAGTCTATAATGAAGCCGCCATCCGGTCGCAGGTTCTCGACCGCAAAGAAAAGTCCACCACCCTTCGAGAGAGGCTGGCACAGCAGTTCCG GTGTTCGTCAAAGAGGGCCAaggcagcagctctgagctTCCTGCCGATTCTAACATGGCTGCCATCCTATCCAGTCAAGCAGTACTTGTTTTCGGATGTAGTCTCAGGTCTCAGCACGGGAGTGGTGCAGCTCCCTCAAG GTCTAGCCTATGCTATGCTGGCTGCTGTGCCTCCAGTTTATGGTCTGTACTCCTCATTCTACCCCGTCCTACTCTACACCTTCTTCGGCACATCCAGACACATATCAGTAG GCACCTTCGCAGTTATAAGTCTGATGATTGGGGGTGTTGTCGTGAGAGAAGCCCCTGACTCAATGTTTTATGTCCTGCCTGCAAACGGATCCAACATGTCTGCTGTTCTGGACGTGGAGGCCCGTGACGCCAGGAGGGTCCAGGTGGCCGTAGTGCTCACGACCCTGGTGGGAATCATCCAG aTCATCTTTGGTCTTCTCAGGTTTGGCTTTGTGGCGATCTACCTCACAGAACCCCTGGTGCGAGGCTTCACCACAGCAGCGGCTGTGCATGTTGTCGTCTCCCAGTTAAAGTACCTGCTGGGGGTGAAGACACAGCGTTTTAGTGGGCCCCTCTCTGCTATTTAT AGCGTCAAGGCTGTGCTCAGTGACATCACCAGCACCAATATCACCACTCTCATCCTGGGCCTTGTGTGTATCGTCTTCCTGTATGGTGTGAAAGACATCAACGAGCGCTTCAAAAAGAAACTGCCCATTCCCATTCCTGGAGAGATCATTGTCGTCATCGTGTCAACCGGCGTCTCGTACGGCCTGTCTTTGTCAGAAGACTACAGTGTGGATGTGGTGGGGAAGATACCAACAGG GCTTCTCCCCCCCGCTGCCCCACAGTTCTCTCTGTTACCCAGTCTGGTCACAGACTCCTTCGCTGTGGCCATTGTAGGATTCTCAATGGGCATGTCACTGGCCAAGATCTTTGCCCTGAAGCACGGGTACAGTGTGGACGGCAACCAG GAACTGATTGCTCTCGGTCTGTGTAACCTCGTCAGCTCTTTCTTCCAAACCTTCGCCATCACTTGTTCCATGTCAAGAAGCCTGGTGCAAGAGagcacaggaggaaaaacacag atcGCAGGGCTGCTGGCGTCTCTcgtggtgctgctggtggtggtggccATCGGTTTTGTCTTTCAGCCACTCCCTCAG ACTGCGCTAGCTGCCATCATCATGGTGAACTTGTTGGGGATGTTCAAACAGATCAGAGACATTCCTACTCTATGGAGGACCAGTAAGATTGAgctg gcCATCTGGCTCGTAGCCTTTGTAGCATCTGTGCTGTTGGGCCTAGATTACGGCCTCCTGGTGGCGGTCGCATTCGCCATACTAACAGTCATCTACAGAACACAGAG ccCCAAAAGTGCTGTTTTAGGCCACGTTCCAGGTACTGGGCTGTACTGTGATGTGGATGAGTATGAAGAG GCTGCTGAGTACGAGGGGATTAAGATTTTCCACTCCAACTCGTCAATCTACTTTGCCAACAGTGACCTTTATGTGAACACCCTCAAGGAGAAG ACAGGCGTAAACCCTGAACACATACAAGCTGCTCGCAAAGccataaaaaaacagaaggagaagaaggcaaacagcagcaacaactctCCATCCAAGATCTGTGTCAAA TACAAGAAGGAGGAAGTGACCCACGAGGTTGTGTCCTACAACAACGTGGCGGAGGAGCAGAGAAACGGCCGATCGGGGGACAGATGCAGCATGTCAGCCTCGGAGCAGTCCATCTTCCTTAATCCTCCGAGCACCGTCCACTTCATCATCCTGGACTGGACGCCCGTAAACTTCATCGACTCTGTGGGAGCCAAAGCCATCAAACAG GTCATTAAAGACTATGCAGCCGTTGATGTCCTGGTGGTTATAGCCGGCTGCAGCA GAGGCCTATTGGTTGAGCTGGACACCTTACAGTTCTTCACGGGGGTCATGACCACAGACATGGTGTTCCCCACAGTCCATGACGCCGTGCTACACTGTCAACACTCCCACCCAGCAGCTGCTCCGGCCAATGAGACGACCTGA
- the slc26a5 gene encoding prestin isoform X2, whose translation MAAILSSQAVLVFGCSLRSQHGSGAAPSRSSLCYAGCCASSLWSVLLILPRPTLHLLRHIQTHISTFAVISLMIGGVVVREAPDSMFYVLPANGSNMSAVLDVEARDARRVQVAVVLTTLVGIIQIIFGLLRFGFVAIYLTEPLVRGFTTAAAVHVVVSQLKYLLGVKTQRFSGPLSAIYSVKAVLSDITSTNITTLILGLVCIVFLYGVKDINERFKKKLPIPIPGEIIVVIVSTGVSYGLSLSEDYSVDVVGKIPTGLLPPAAPQFSLLPSLVTDSFAVAIVGFSMGMSLAKIFALKHGYSVDGNQELIALGLCNLVSSFFQTFAITCSMSRSLVQESTGGKTQIAGLLASLVVLLVVVAIGFVFQPLPQTALAAIIMVNLLGMFKQIRDIPTLWRTSKIELAIWLVAFVASVLLGLDYGLLVAVAFAILTVIYRTQSPKSAVLGHVPGTGLYCDVDEYEEAAEYEGIKIFHSNSSIYFANSDLYVNTLKEKTGVNPEHIQAARKAIKKQKEKKANSSNNSPSKICVKYKKEEVTHEVVSYNNVAEEQRNGRSGDRCSMSASEQSIFLNPPSTVHFIILDWTPVNFIDSVGAKAIKQVIKDYAAVDVLVVIAGCSRGLLVELDTLQFFTGVMTTDMVFPTVHDAVLHCQHSHPAAAPANETT comes from the exons ATGGCTGCCATCCTATCCAGTCAAGCAGTACTTGTTTTCGGATGTAGTCTCAGGTCTCAGCACGGGAGTGGTGCAGCTCCCTCAAG GTCTAGCCTATGCTATGCTGGCTGCTGTGCCTCCAGTTTATGGTCTGTACTCCTCATTCTACCCCGTCCTACTCTACACCTTCTTCGGCACATCCAGACACATATCA GCACCTTCGCAGTTATAAGTCTGATGATTGGGGGTGTTGTCGTGAGAGAAGCCCCTGACTCAATGTTTTATGTCCTGCCTGCAAACGGATCCAACATGTCTGCTGTTCTGGACGTGGAGGCCCGTGACGCCAGGAGGGTCCAGGTGGCCGTAGTGCTCACGACCCTGGTGGGAATCATCCAG aTCATCTTTGGTCTTCTCAGGTTTGGCTTTGTGGCGATCTACCTCACAGAACCCCTGGTGCGAGGCTTCACCACAGCAGCGGCTGTGCATGTTGTCGTCTCCCAGTTAAAGTACCTGCTGGGGGTGAAGACACAGCGTTTTAGTGGGCCCCTCTCTGCTATTTAT AGCGTCAAGGCTGTGCTCAGTGACATCACCAGCACCAATATCACCACTCTCATCCTGGGCCTTGTGTGTATCGTCTTCCTGTATGGTGTGAAAGACATCAACGAGCGCTTCAAAAAGAAACTGCCCATTCCCATTCCTGGAGAGATCATTGTCGTCATCGTGTCAACCGGCGTCTCGTACGGCCTGTCTTTGTCAGAAGACTACAGTGTGGATGTGGTGGGGAAGATACCAACAGG GCTTCTCCCCCCCGCTGCCCCACAGTTCTCTCTGTTACCCAGTCTGGTCACAGACTCCTTCGCTGTGGCCATTGTAGGATTCTCAATGGGCATGTCACTGGCCAAGATCTTTGCCCTGAAGCACGGGTACAGTGTGGACGGCAACCAG GAACTGATTGCTCTCGGTCTGTGTAACCTCGTCAGCTCTTTCTTCCAAACCTTCGCCATCACTTGTTCCATGTCAAGAAGCCTGGTGCAAGAGagcacaggaggaaaaacacag atcGCAGGGCTGCTGGCGTCTCTcgtggtgctgctggtggtggtggccATCGGTTTTGTCTTTCAGCCACTCCCTCAG ACTGCGCTAGCTGCCATCATCATGGTGAACTTGTTGGGGATGTTCAAACAGATCAGAGACATTCCTACTCTATGGAGGACCAGTAAGATTGAgctg gcCATCTGGCTCGTAGCCTTTGTAGCATCTGTGCTGTTGGGCCTAGATTACGGCCTCCTGGTGGCGGTCGCATTCGCCATACTAACAGTCATCTACAGAACACAGAG ccCCAAAAGTGCTGTTTTAGGCCACGTTCCAGGTACTGGGCTGTACTGTGATGTGGATGAGTATGAAGAG GCTGCTGAGTACGAGGGGATTAAGATTTTCCACTCCAACTCGTCAATCTACTTTGCCAACAGTGACCTTTATGTGAACACCCTCAAGGAGAAG ACAGGCGTAAACCCTGAACACATACAAGCTGCTCGCAAAGccataaaaaaacagaaggagaagaaggcaaacagcagcaacaactctCCATCCAAGATCTGTGTCAAA TACAAGAAGGAGGAAGTGACCCACGAGGTTGTGTCCTACAACAACGTGGCGGAGGAGCAGAGAAACGGCCGATCGGGGGACAGATGCAGCATGTCAGCCTCGGAGCAGTCCATCTTCCTTAATCCTCCGAGCACCGTCCACTTCATCATCCTGGACTGGACGCCCGTAAACTTCATCGACTCTGTGGGAGCCAAAGCCATCAAACAG GTCATTAAAGACTATGCAGCCGTTGATGTCCTGGTGGTTATAGCCGGCTGCAGCA GAGGCCTATTGGTTGAGCTGGACACCTTACAGTTCTTCACGGGGGTCATGACCACAGACATGGTGTTCCCCACAGTCCATGACGCCGTGCTACACTGTCAACACTCCCACCCAGCAGCTGCTCCGGCCAATGAGACGACCTGA